One Maniola jurtina chromosome 24, ilManJurt1.1, whole genome shotgun sequence DNA window includes the following coding sequences:
- the LOC123877688 gene encoding ER membrane protein complex subunit 6, translated as MSSSTKLKDIKPEPIAYSEAALRNNAAVVEYCRTSMAALSGSTAGILGLTGLYGFAFYVFAVLILWVMFMIKTGPNWHKYYVSRQSLLTNGFFGALFTYVLFWTFIYGMVHVY; from the exons ATGTCGTCTTCGACGAAACTAAAGGACATAAAACCTGAGCCAATAGCGTACAGCGAAGCTGCGCTTAGAAATAATGCGGCGGTTGTGGAATACTGTAGGACTTCAATGGCAGCTTTATCAGGGTCTACGGCGG GTATTTTGGGATTAACAGGTCTATATGGTTTCGCCTTCTACGTATTCGCAGTACTCATTCTATGGGTGATGTTTATGATCAAAACTGGCCCAAATTGGCACAAGTACTATGTATCTCGACAGAGTCTTTTAACTAACGGTTTCTTTGGTGCGCTGTTCACTTATGTACTGTTTTGGACTTTTATTTATGGTATGGTTCATGTGTATTAG